From the Cryptomeria japonica chromosome 2, Sugi_1.0, whole genome shotgun sequence genome, one window contains:
- the LOC131078849 gene encoding uncharacterized protein LOC131078849, with protein sequence MARWIQMVEIGRMSSSYSSSVAAFLAVVVCVFAAATVAAALCVKEFKSRYKSRRRGGCLEPPPGCLGNWKLPVESRGRALINTLSNKSLLFSKKWRRSDKDEAEGYESAATEDGDFLWQKNILMGVRCQPLNFSGLIIYDHKGERLPQLPPRSPEFNVFVPSPQADKGGN encoded by the exons ATGGCGAGGTGGATTCAAATGGTGGAAATTGGACGGATGAGCTCCTCTTACTCATCCAGCGTCGCGGCTTTTCTAGCAGTGGTCGTATGCGTCTTCGCTGCGGCAACTGTGGCGGCGGCGCTCTGCGTTAAGGAGTTTAAAAGCCGCTACAAGAGCCGCCGCCGCGGGGGTTGCTTGGAGCCGCCGCCTGGTTGTTTGGGGAATTGGAAGCTGCCGGTGGAATCAAGAGGCAGAGCTCTCATCAACACTCTGAGCAACAAAAGCCTCCTTTTCAGTAAGAAATGGCGGAGGAGCGATAAAGATGAAGCGGAGGGATATGAAAGCGCCGCCACTGAAGACGGCGATTTTCTGTGGCAGAAGAACATTTTGATGGGAGTGCGCTGTCAGCCTTTGAATTTCTCAGGGCTTATCATATATGATCATAAGGGAGAGCGTTTGCCCCAATTGCCCCCGCGGTCCCCTGAATTTAACGTCTTCGTTCCCTCTCCACAG GCGGACAAGGGGGGAAATTGA